In one Nicotiana tomentosiformis chromosome 6, ASM39032v3, whole genome shotgun sequence genomic region, the following are encoded:
- the LOC104104094 gene encoding putative leucine-rich repeat receptor-like protein kinase At2g19210 produces the protein MEMLKGFLFACLVGCSIATIAVAQDDQSGFISIDCGIPAGSNYTDVITSISYLSDEGYVTGGVSNTISPIYQSNSLEIPFFTVTSFPLGTKNCYTLNPAQGNSTNYLIRASFFYGNYDGSNQLPNFDLYLGEDYWDTVTISNASIPTWKEVIHTPSTQYITVCLVKTDTTTPFISALELRPLNVTTYPTLNKSLNLIGRLNFGSLTNLFIRFPNDAYDRIWLPYLWETMATINTTQDVVENSYRIPSAVMSTAVTPDTATDTVSFSWLADNTTDKYYIYLHFAEVVELLGTQTREFNIYINDNLFYGPLSPAYLSTTTIFTLSPGYGSERYDVVINKTATSTLSPLINAVEIYIEM, from the exons ATGGAGATGTTGAAAGGCTTCCTCTTTGCATGTCTTGTTGGTTGTTCTATAGCAACAATAGCTGTTGCACAAGACGATCAATCAG GATTCATAAGTATCGACTGTGGAATACCAGCAGGTTCCAACTATACTGATGTAATAACAAGCATATCTTACCTTTCAGATGAAGGTTATGTCACTGGCGGAGTGAGCAATACCATATCACCTATATACCAATCCAATTCCCTAGAAATACCATTCTTCACAGTTACAAGCTTTCCTTTAGGGACAAAAAACTGCTACACTCTAAACCCTGCTCAAGGGAATAGTACCAATTACTTGATCAGGGCTAGTTTTTTCTATGGAAATTATGATGGAAGTAATCAATTACCAAATTTTGATCTTTACCTTGGAGAAGATTACTGGGACACAGTCACAATATCTAATGCTTCTATACCAACTTGGAAGGAAGTTATACACACCCCTTCCACTCAATACATAACCGTTTGCCTTGTCAAGACAGATACTACAACTCCTTTTATTTCAGCCTTAGAGTTGAGGCCATTGAATGTTACCACATACCCAACGCTAAATAAATCATTGAATCTTATCGGACGTCTGAATTTCGGTTCCTTAACCAATCTATTCATTAG GTTCCCTAATGATGCATATGATAGAATTTGGCTACCATATCTATGGGAGACAATGGCAACAATTAATACAACACAAGACGTAGTTGAGAACAGTTACCGAATACCATCCGCGGTAATGAGCACGGCAGTGACACCGGACACCGCCACTGACACGGTGTCGTTTTCCTGGCTGGCTGACAATACCACAGACAAGTATTACATATACTTACACTTCGCTGAAGTCGTAGAATTGCTAGGGACACAAACAAGGGAATTCAACATTTATATCAATGATAACCTCTTTTATGGACCTTTGTCTCCGGCATATCTGTCTACGACGACGATATTCACATTGTCTCCGGGCTATGGTTCCGAAAGATACGACGTTGTAATTAACAAAACTGCCACTTCAACACTTTCACCACTCATTAATGCTGTCGAAATTTATATAGAGATGTAG